Part of the Triticum urartu cultivar G1812 chromosome 2, Tu2.1, whole genome shotgun sequence genome, TTGAAGGGTCGCAGTATGTACTGTTAGATAATTAATGCTGTTTGTTAATTAATGTCCCGCTTGATAAATTTTAAAAATTCGAATATGTGTAATCTGCATGAATCCATCAAATAGTATTTTCCAGAACCACTACGACTTGCATCCACAAAAAAACACTTGACATGGCATCGGCCAAATACAAATTTCCAACACCTGTCACCTAAAGTGCATCAGAAAGGGGGTACAAACTGTACAGAGGATTTGGTTAGATTCTTACCTGAAGTATCGTGACGACGGTTTGCCAAGGTGGAGATTACATACAATAAGATTGGCAAGAGTTTCaggatcctttgcatcctacaaGAATTTGAGATGTCGTTTGAGTATTTGTCTTGCATCCTTTTGAAATTCATATGTTTTGCTGCTTGTTCCTTGCTTGGAAGGAGGATAAGTACTAACCTTGTTTAGGGCTTCAAGCAATAGAGTTTCAGCCTCCTCAAAGCTCCCCATATGCATACAGCAAACTGCCTTGCCATTAAGAACCATTCCAGTCATAGGGTACTTTTCAGCAAAGTCCTGGAATATGAGATAAGCTTCCCGGATCTTAGAGCCACCCTGCACCATAGATTAAAATGATGATATACTCCTGTTTCCATAGACCAATAAAATTTCCACACTTCACCGCATTAGATTGTGAAATAATGAAATTACTTACAACAGCAATATCGAGCCAAGCATTTGCTAGTTGTGTCAGTGTATGGTCCTCGTCGGTTTGTTGCATGATCTTCAGTTGCTTGTCAGCATAATCTGACCGGTGCATCTTAAGGAAGATCTGGACATTCAGTGCATGCCTGAAACCAACGAAGCATCAACAATCAATATTACTTTCAAGAATGCAGCAGTCTAACAATCACAACACATAACAAAAATAATGAACTGTGGATCTTGGAAGAAGTAAGCAAATTTAAGACACAAGGAAATAAGCTCTAAAAATGTCACATTTTAGCATGATACACAAATATGCTACAGCTGATGATGGAAGGATGAAACATAATATGGAAAATAGTGTTCAACTACATAACTGAAGAAATAAGTAGTAAAACAAAATTGCAGAATATGTActtatttaaaaaaaatgaatTTTCAGACTGGACACCATATAAATTAGTTTGCCATTATCATCGGGTGATCAAAATTTTAAAAAAGAGCATATACTGACGTTCACCCTTGAGTACGGTTTTGCAACAATAAATTCAGTAATGGAAGGCTGAACAATCTAAAGAAATAGAGAAAAATGAAACTAACAGGTCCAGAGTCCCCCCAGTGTGTGTGTGCTTGAGAGCCTCATTGTAGTCTTGCTCATGCATAAATATAATTCCAGCAATCAATCGCAGAACAGGATTGCTTCCTATAGCTGAATCACTCAACCATTCCTTCAGGCTGGAGATCGCACCTTCCTTCAAAGTTGCACAAAGTAATAATAATGCATAAGCATTTTAGTGTATCTGAAGAAATCTTAGAGAAGGGTAAAAAGTGATTGGAGTAACAAACATTACCACTCATCTTCTTATGTTTAGCAACAGCAATAAGATTTTAGTATGGCATCCAACAAATAAGTAAACCGTTTAAATGGTGAAATACATTAAAAGTTTTTTTTATCATTTTATTCACTGGAACCTTGATATCTGCATCCAAACTTTCACCTTCATGGAATGATGATTATTTTTGCTTCTGATTTGAGGAAAACATGAATTCAATGATAAGAACCACCCCATGCAATATTTTCTGACCTAACGCCAAAAATACGACATCATTCAGTATCAGACCAGTCATTTGGGCATTGTTACGAAGAAAAAGTATCTGGAAATGGTTGTTCTATACAATTAAATTGCCCTTATAAAATGACAGGTCTGAATCTAACAAGTTCATTCCTGGTCAAACATTTACACAGAACATTTGTATTTTTTCTAATTAAAGGTGGTGCAGATTAGCTGCACTTCGTATTATACCAAATTCTGCAACACATATCATCAGAGCTAATAGAGAACTGATGTTGCACTAGCAATTCTACGAGGCAGCATGTATAAATTATATTCTCGCGAATCATCGGCCTATGTCAGTGAAAATGGTGCCATCGGATCTCTATGCCCAGATCAGATCACTAACTGTAACCGCGACAGATCTGGCCACTCCCCAACATCCCAGATCCAACCCCAAACCGGGATCAGGAACAGATCAGAGGCGATAGCTCAGATCCAGCGCGCTAACCTTGTCTCCGGTGAGGTAGAGCGCGAGCAGCTTGACGGCCTGCAGCGACGTCGCCGCCGACGAGTCGATCTCGCTGATCACCAGCTGCACAGCATAACCACCCGCCGATCAGAGCCAGTCACGGGGACGCAAGGGGAGGCGAGCCCCATTGGTATTTCTACTAACCTGGTAGGATCCGAGGGCGATGTAGGAGCGGAAGACGATGACGTCGCGCTCGGCCGCGGCGTCGGCGTCGAGGCCCGGGACGTCGCTGTTGTTGATGGCGGACTGGTAGGCGCCGAGGTAGAAGAGGTTGCGCAGGTTGAAGAGGAGGTCGGGGGTGGCCATCGCGGGAGGGGGGCGCTgccggcgacggggcggcggaGTGGGTTCGACGGCGACGCGGGGAGGCGAGTAGGAGATCTCGGGAAAGAAGAATGAATTGCTTGGGTTCGGTCTCTGGGTTTGGTAATGGGAATGAAGACGAAGATGGGGAAGGTTTTAACTGGGCTCGAGTTCGGGCCTTGAGTGGACTCACAGAGGCCCGTCCATTGTGATGGGCTTGAGTTTTACTTTCTTTGTAGGAGTTAGGCCCAAGAAACTAGAAGGTGGCCCAGCCCGACAAGAATCCGGTCCAGCCAGGTAGGAGAGTTCGAAGAGAAGACGGGCTCCATACCGACTCCGAACAGAGCTATGGTAGCCTGCGCCTTTTAAGCTGAGCTACGTCAGGCGAGTCGAAAATCAGGGATCCGATCATCTCTTCTCTACTTCTCTTCTCTACTACTATTAAACAATCAAACAAGAACTTTCTTACGTGCATCCCATGAAACGTACATGAATTTATTATGACCGCATGATTAAACCCACTAAACTTAATCTAACGGCTCTCTATGTGCACTTAATAATTTACATCGACTGACTGTGCTTCACCATATGAAACTCCACGTCCGATCAATTAGAAAAGTATAATCATAATCACATCTTCTTAGGAAACTAATCACGATCGCGTCTTCTCAGGAAACTAATCACGATCATATTTTATTAGGAAACTAATCATGATCACATTTTATTAGGAAACTGATCACGGTCGCGTTTTATTAGGAAACTAATCAGGTATTTGCACACATTGACAGGGACTCTGCTGGAGTGCCGGTAATTCATGAACCGCCGAGGGTGCCGCACCGATCGCTCCTTCTCAGGGGATACTGCCGGAGTACCGGTAATTTATGTTGCTTGTAAGACAACTGCCCAGCCAGCATTTATGGTTTCTTGTGAACTTACACGGCGTGCCTGTGCTGACTTGTATAGTTCAAAATAAGGTTTCTATGCATTACTAACCAGAGTGTGCTATTTTTATATCTTCGGTGTTTCTTAGCAGATGTCGTTTACACGTGTCATCAACACATTATTTGTTTTTTCTTAATTTGTAACACTTGTACTGCTGGAGTTGGTTTATTTTAAGTTGTTACATTTGGAACTCCTTCACTTCATAAAGGCGCTGGATGTTCTAAATTGCAAGATGTGATTTTTTTTCTCACATGAACCATCTATAAATAAATATATCTTTTACTATCATGATCACGTTTTATTAGGAAACTGATCACGGTCGCGTTATATTAGGAAACTAATCGGGTACTTGCACACATTGACAGGGGACTCTGCCGGAGTGCCGGTAATTCATGAACCGCCGAGGGTGCCACACCGATCGCTCCTTCTCAGGGGATGCTGCCGGAGTACCGGTAATTTATGTTGCTTGTAAGACAACTGCCCAGCCAGCATTTATGGTTTCTTGTGAACTTACACGGCGTGCCTGTGCTGACTTGTATAGTTCAAAATAAGGTTTCTATGCATTACTAACCAGAGTGTGCTATCTTTATATCTTCGGTGTTTCTTAGCAGATGTCGTTTACATGTGTCATCAACACATTATTTGTTTTTTCTTAATTTGTAACACTTGTAATGCTGGAGTTGGTTTATTTTAAGTTGTTACATTTGGAACTCGTTCACTTCATAAAGGCGCTGGATGTTCTAAATTGCAAGATGTGATTTTTTTCTCACATGAACCATCTATAAATAAATATATTTTTTACTATTCTCCTATGTATAAATACTTTAAGGTCCTTTCGTTGTTCATTCGGTTAATGGTTAGGGACTAATGACCATCAAATTATTTTTATTGATTGATAGTATTACACATAAGTGGGTGTAAAGAAAAAACTATCAAAAATGGTCATGACTTGCATTTTTTTCCTTATTTTCTACAACTGGTGCTTCTCCATATGTCCCCATTGTGTTTCGGGATGTTATTTTGTACTATTGTTTTCCTGTGCCTACCCTTGTATTTATTCAGCGCATTGTTCTTTTCGCATTTTGGAATGAAAGCTTGTTGGTTTGGAGGAGGATGCACACATATGAAAGAGAGGAAACATTGTAGAATTGTGTATGTTGCTTGCCAAGTTTAGCTTTGGATTTTTAGTGCTTTGACACTTCGTGCAGAATGAACTAAACATTTACATGTCAAGAGCATCTTGATGCATATAAAGAGTAAACGGGGGCATGAAATTACGAGTTGTATGAGTTGATTTATATTCTCCAGTTTTATGTATGTTTGTGACTTTGTGTGTACCAGATATGAACATTCATCGTTTCATGCGTTGTCAAACTTTCTTATACGCCACGAGATGCAAAGCAACTTTTTATCTACCACATGTTGGCATCTACTTGAAATGCAACCAATAATTATGCGTGTGTTGCACGTGCACATTTACTAGTGGCCGACAAAGAGTTTTCGCTGAAGCCCTGCACCACCAGGCGGGCGGATCAGGAGCTTCGATGGCCCCAGATGGTTTCTCGGAGGCGTTCCTTGAAGAGCAAACTGGAGCCAAGAGGAAGGCGCGGAGGCGGAGGGCCAGCCGCAAGGGGTCTGCCATGAAAACGAAGGGCGATGAGACGGCTGACCAGACCGCGATGACCAAGATGGCTGTGGATCAGAAAGCACTGGCTGAAGAGGCGGCGATGCCGGTGGCGGCCGACGAGACggcagagcagcagcagcagcattagcagcatcaggaggaggaggagaaggactTTGGCAAGCTCCTTGAAAAGGCTAAAGCAGAGTACGCGCAGCTTATGGACAATCTGTTTGGTGGTGACCACCCAAAGGTGAAGTGGGTGAAATATCCCTCGTACATGTCGTATCCAGGTATGGAGGCCGATGGAGGCTGATGGTCTCAAATTTGATGAGGAGGTTGAGCGACGATGAGGTTGCTCTGGTATATATATCCAGCTGAATGTACAGAACCATTCTCCTAAAGATCATAATTCTCCGGCTCCTTTTTTTTGGGCTTGTTGAGCTGTGCCCTCAGCCAGTGGCGGATCCAGGAATTTAACTTTGGATGTTCAATTTTTTTTCATCCTAACAGAAAAAAgcctagtagtagtagtccatgCCAACACAAGTAAAAGGGCAAATTGTTCACAGTTAGGCTCTCTCAGCTACAATAATTATACATGTCAAGAATTTGTGCTATGGCCTATGGGTGGTAGATCCGCATAATTCGATAGTGAAACAAATGAGATAAATATTATGCTGCAAGAT contains:
- the LOC125539498 gene encoding coatomer subunit epsilon-1; translation: MATPDLLFNLRNLFYLGAYQSAINNSDVPGLDADAAAERDVIVFRSYIALGSYQLVISEIDSSAATSLQAVKLLALYLTGDKEGAISSLKEWLSDSAIGSNPVLRLIAGIIFMHEQDYNEALKHTHTGGTLDLHALNVQIFLKMHRSDYADKQLKIMQQTDEDHTLTQLANAWLDIAVGGSKIREAYLIFQDFAEKYPMTGMVLNGKAVCCMHMGSFEEAETLLLEALNKDAKDPETLANLIVCNLHLGKPSSRYFSQLKLSHPDHVLVKTTTSAEDNFERALQAVA